In Candidatus Defluviilinea proxima, a single genomic region encodes these proteins:
- the rplU gene encoding 50S ribosomal protein L21: MRFAIVESGGKQFRAVEGRTIEVDRLPLEKGEQFNIERVLLMADGDDILVGTPTVSGIEVKVTVADHIKGPKIDRFKYRPKKRIRVRGGHRQQYTLLMVDFIGKPGETRKVEKPVVEKKAEAEVVVEAEPKAKKEAKPKSEKKATAPKSSAKKTDKK; this comes from the coding sequence ATGAGATTTGCAATCGTGGAAAGCGGCGGTAAGCAGTTTCGTGCCGTCGAAGGGCGAACCATCGAAGTGGATCGCCTTCCCCTTGAAAAGGGAGAACAATTCAATATCGAACGTGTCCTGCTGATGGCAGATGGCGATGACATTCTAGTGGGAACCCCCACCGTGAGCGGCATCGAAGTCAAAGTCACAGTAGCCGACCACATCAAAGGCCCCAAGATCGACCGTTTCAAATACCGCCCGAAGAAACGCATCCGCGTACGCGGTGGGCATCGTCAGCAGTACACTCTGTTGATGGTGGACTTCATCGGCAAGCCCGGTGAGACTCGCAAGGTTGAGAAACCTGTTGTCGAAAAAAAGGCTGAAGCCGAAGTAGTAGTAGAAGCAGAGCCAAAGGCTAAGAAAGAAGCGAAGCCAAAGTCCGAAAAGAAGGCCACTGCACCCAAGTCTTCCGCGAAGAAGACCGATAAGAAGTAA
- the rpmA gene encoding 50S ribosomal protein L27: MAHKTGGGSTRNGRDSNAQRLGVKRYAGEFVLSGNILVRQRGTRIKPGLNVKVGKDDTLFAVADGIVMYDVVRGQKRANIIPQTEG, encoded by the coding sequence ATGGCACATAAAACTGGTGGCGGATCTACCCGCAACGGACGAGATTCAAATGCCCAACGTTTGGGCGTGAAACGCTATGCCGGTGAGTTCGTTCTCTCTGGCAACATCCTTGTGCGCCAACGCGGTACAAGGATCAAGCCGGGTTTGAACGTGAAAGTCGGCAAGGATGACACCCTGTTCGCAGTGGCTGATGGCATTGTGATGTACGATGTTGTTCGCGGCCAAAAGCGCGCAAACATCATCCCGCAGACAGAAGGATAA
- the rpmE gene encoding 50S ribosomal protein L31, whose protein sequence is MKKDIHPTYFTEAKVTCATCGKTWTTGSTKKEIRLDTCSNCHPYYTGEAARILDIEGQVDRFYKKLSVRQDYVEKQKAKEELKGSPERPIADLGLPARAVEALKSGGIENVGQLLEKLSGGNDAVLAISGFGQTSLTAAKKKLRSLGYELPEAAA, encoded by the coding sequence ATGAAGAAGGATATCCATCCCACATACTTCACAGAAGCAAAGGTTACCTGCGCTACCTGTGGCAAGACTTGGACGACCGGCTCCACCAAAAAGGAGATCCGTCTCGATACTTGCTCGAACTGCCATCCTTACTATACCGGCGAAGCCGCCCGCATCCTCGATATCGAAGGTCAGGTAGACCGCTTCTACAAGAAGCTCTCTGTCCGCCAGGACTATGTTGAGAAGCAGAAGGCCAAGGAAGAACTCAAGGGTTCTCCCGAACGCCCTATCGCTGACTTGGGCCTCCCTGCCCGCGCAGTGGAAGCTCTCAAGAGCGGCGGTATTGAAAACGTTGGCCAGCTCCTCGAGAAGTTGAGCGGTGGTAACGATGCCGTGCTCGCGATCTCTGGCTTTGGTCAAACATCCCTGACAGCCGCGAAGAAGAAACTGCGTTCGCTCGGTTACGAACTTCCCGAAGCAGCAGCTTAA
- a CDS encoding thymidine kinase — translation MKHTHGSIEVVCGSMFSGKTDELIRRIVRAKIAKQKVQVFKPAIDVRYAVEKVTSHAGANYEAIPVEKSADIREKLEADTTVVGFDEAQFFDAEIVQIAQEFASKGIRVIVAGLDMDFRGEPFGPMPIFMSMAEHVDKLHAICMVCGDEASRTQRLVNGKPARFDDPVVIVGASELYEARCRIHHEVPR, via the coding sequence ATGAAACACACTCACGGTTCCATCGAAGTAGTTTGCGGTTCAATGTTCAGCGGTAAGACAGATGAGTTAATTCGCCGCATCGTGCGCGCCAAAATTGCAAAACAAAAAGTGCAAGTATTCAAACCCGCCATTGACGTGCGCTACGCAGTGGAAAAAGTCACATCCCATGCTGGCGCCAACTACGAGGCGATCCCCGTAGAAAAATCCGCAGACATTCGCGAAAAACTCGAAGCGGATACAACTGTCGTTGGCTTTGATGAGGCGCAGTTCTTCGATGCAGAGATCGTCCAGATCGCACAGGAGTTTGCCAGCAAAGGCATCCGCGTTATCGTGGCAGGCTTGGATATGGACTTCCGTGGCGAACCGTTTGGGCCAATGCCGATCTTCATGTCGATGGCTGAGCATGTGGATAAGCTCCACGCTATTTGCATGGTCTGCGGAGATGAAGCCTCACGCACGCAGAGACTGGTCAATGGCAAACCCGCTCGTTTTGACGATCCCGTTGTGATCGTGGGCGCATCCGAGTTATACGAAGCACGTTGCCGTATTCATCACGAAGTGCCCCGCTAG
- the hpt gene encoding hypoxanthine phosphoribosyltransferase, translated as MQNYQEFIAETLIDEKTLQARVKELGAEISEDYPDGNLLLICILRGGVPFMVDLSRSISSPHMMDFMAVSSYGVGRRESSGTVRLTMDLQTDIHNKDVLLVEDIVDSGHTIASVLELLQVRQPNSLKVCALLDKAERREAVVPIHYRGFNIPNKYVFGYGLDIDDYYRNLPFIGVVDLDKYLPPK; from the coding sequence ATGCAAAACTATCAAGAATTCATCGCCGAAACCCTGATAGACGAAAAGACTCTTCAAGCACGCGTCAAAGAATTGGGCGCAGAGATCAGTGAAGATTACCCCGATGGCAACCTGCTCCTCATTTGTATCCTACGCGGCGGTGTGCCCTTCATGGTGGACCTCAGCCGTAGCATCTCCTCCCCACACATGATGGACTTCATGGCCGTCTCATCCTACGGAGTCGGCAGGCGTGAATCCAGCGGCACAGTGCGCTTGACGATGGATCTGCAAACCGATATTCACAACAAGGATGTGCTCCTAGTTGAAGATATCGTTGATAGCGGTCACACTATTGCATCGGTGCTCGAACTTTTGCAGGTACGTCAGCCCAACAGCCTGAAAGTATGTGCCCTGCTCGATAAAGCCGAACGACGCGAAGCAGTTGTCCCTATTCATTATCGCGGGTTCAACATCCCGAACAAATACGTTTTCGGCTACGGCCTCGATATTGATGACTACTATCGCAACCTACCCTTCATCGGCGTGGTAGATCTGGATAAATACCTGCCGCCAAAATAA
- a CDS encoding HD domain-containing protein codes for MPDDSQSASAYAGRWVARVRGRIVAQGGTPEQALHAAQQSRHKEKLEIMYMAIPFSHSPLIDKVRDVLTGQTIHLVGGAVRDMLLNRVSHDLDFALPSNGISTARTVSNALNADFMILDDERDTGRVIFTDTDGTRTFLDFATYRGSDLEDDLRKRDFTVNAIAFDIHAQTIIDPLNGASDLRAKLIRACSPTSLADDPVRILRAIRQAASFEFKIELETRKAMKEAAHLLPNISPERKRDEIFKILEGPQPNVAIRALEMLGVFPHLLPELSTMKGVTQSKPHIYDVWEHTLSVLGYLETIIASLRIGYSADETNDMFTGLLTLRIGRFREQFARHFATTLNTDRSVRAVLFFAALYHDVEKPATRSVDETGRIRFFDHDMQGAEAVSRRGRDFNLSNDEIERLKQVIKHHMRFHFFTSRLEIDKQEPSRKAIYRFFRDAGEAGPDLVLLGLADLRGVYGHTLKQETWVAALDIARILLENYWERPDEIVAPPRLLDGNELIKELNLAPGRIVGQLLEAIREGQATGKVSTREEAIAYAREEMNKPETE; via the coding sequence ATGCCCGACGATTCTCAATCCGCATCTGCATACGCCGGGCGCTGGGTCGCCCGTGTGCGCGGTCGGATCGTCGCACAAGGGGGAACGCCAGAACAAGCCCTTCATGCCGCACAACAAAGCAGGCATAAGGAAAAATTAGAGATCATGTATATGGCCATTCCATTTTCCCATTCGCCTTTAATAGACAAAGTCCGCGATGTATTGACCGGGCAAACAATTCACCTTGTCGGCGGTGCCGTGCGGGATATGTTACTTAACCGCGTCTCACACGACCTTGATTTTGCTCTGCCTTCGAATGGCATTTCCACAGCCCGAACCGTTTCCAATGCTCTCAACGCAGATTTCATGATATTAGATGATGAGCGCGATACCGGCCGTGTCATCTTTACAGACACAGATGGCACGCGCACCTTCCTTGATTTCGCCACCTACCGTGGAAGTGACCTCGAAGACGATCTCCGCAAACGCGATTTCACCGTCAACGCCATCGCGTTCGATATTCACGCACAAACCATCATTGATCCACTCAACGGTGCATCTGACCTGCGCGCGAAATTGATCCGCGCCTGCTCCCCTACCTCGTTGGCCGATGACCCCGTCCGCATTCTTCGCGCGATACGACAGGCCGCATCTTTCGAATTCAAGATCGAGCTCGAAACGCGCAAAGCCATGAAAGAAGCCGCGCATCTACTCCCCAACATCTCCCCCGAACGCAAAAGGGATGAGATCTTCAAGATTCTCGAAGGCCCTCAACCGAATGTCGCCATACGGGCATTGGAAATGCTAGGCGTGTTCCCGCATCTTTTACCTGAACTCTCTACGATGAAAGGCGTGACACAATCCAAGCCACATATCTATGATGTATGGGAGCATACACTCAGCGTGCTTGGGTATCTCGAAACGATCATTGCCTCATTGCGCATCGGCTATTCCGCTGATGAAACGAATGATATGTTTACTGGCCTTCTCACCCTGCGCATTGGGCGTTTTCGCGAACAATTTGCAAGACATTTCGCTACCACATTGAACACAGACCGCTCCGTCCGCGCGGTGTTGTTCTTCGCGGCGTTGTATCACGATGTCGAGAAACCAGCTACCAGGTCCGTGGATGAGACGGGACGCATCCGATTCTTTGATCACGATATGCAAGGCGCAGAAGCTGTGTCTCGTCGCGGACGGGATTTCAATCTCAGCAACGATGAGATCGAACGTCTCAAACAAGTTATCAAACATCATATGCGGTTTCATTTTTTCACGAGCCGTCTGGAAATCGACAAACAAGAACCTTCGCGCAAAGCCATTTATCGCTTCTTCCGTGATGCGGGTGAAGCAGGTCCTGACCTTGTTTTGCTGGGCCTTGCTGACCTGCGCGGCGTGTACGGTCATACACTCAAACAGGAAACCTGGGTAGCCGCGCTCGATATTGCGCGCATCCTACTCGAAAATTATTGGGAACGACCAGACGAAATCGTTGCGCCACCACGTCTACTGGACGGAAACGAATTGATAAAGGAGTTGAACCTTGCGCCCGGCCGTATCGTTGGCCAATTGCTGGAAGCCATCCGTGAGGGACAGGCAACAGGCAAGGTCTCAACACGCGAAGAAGCTATCGCGTATGCACGCGAAGAAATGAACAAACCGGAGACAGAATGA
- a CDS encoding ribonuclease H-like domain-containing protein has translation MNIVYFDLESQKLFQDVGGRDASKLLLACGVTWSTERNDFAVYWEKDAEALVAELKSADKVVGFNIISFDYEVLKPYAPNVNFRAFRSVDMLQDIFRTLNFRISLDSIAKATFGAAKTADGIQSVEWFRNGELEKVAEYCKADVDITRRIYEFGRDNGFVNYYSKLGSKLKVAVNWK, from the coding sequence ATGAACATCGTTTACTTTGATCTTGAAAGCCAAAAACTATTTCAGGATGTTGGCGGGCGAGACGCATCTAAACTTTTGTTGGCATGCGGCGTCACATGGTCCACAGAACGGAATGATTTTGCAGTGTACTGGGAAAAGGATGCGGAAGCGCTGGTCGCTGAGTTAAAGTCAGCGGATAAGGTTGTAGGCTTCAATATCATTAGCTTCGATTATGAAGTTCTCAAGCCTTATGCACCGAATGTAAACTTCCGTGCCTTTCGCTCAGTGGACATGTTACAGGATATCTTCCGCACATTGAACTTCCGAATCAGCCTCGATTCAATTGCCAAAGCGACATTTGGTGCGGCCAAAACTGCAGACGGAATCCAATCTGTAGAATGGTTCCGCAATGGTGAGCTGGAGAAAGTCGCTGAGTACTGCAAAGCAGATGTGGATATTACGCGCCGCATCTATGAATTTGGGCGTGATAATGGCTTCGTGAATTACTACTCAAAATTGGGCAGTAAATTAAAGGTGGCGGTGAACTGGAAGTAG
- a CDS encoding alpha/beta hydrolase, whose translation MNKILINGIELAYIREGKGTPLVLLHGYPFDHHVWDDVVPLLKDSFDLIVPDLRGFGESTTVNTPYTVDDFASDIAGLLDQLGIKKTAIAGHSMGGYIALAFARLYPERMSGLGLVATQVLADPPDRKEGRYKSAAEVAEKGINGVVETMAPKFTPNEQLQGFARKSMQAQQPTAYIGALKAMAERQDSTPLLASMKYPVVVVHGDADVLIPIERAREVKVALPEAHLVEITGAGHMPMMEDSKKTADALKLLA comes from the coding sequence ATGAACAAGATTCTAATTAACGGTATCGAACTTGCTTACATCCGCGAGGGGAAAGGAACGCCGCTGGTGCTTTTGCATGGCTATCCGTTTGATCATCATGTATGGGATGATGTGGTTCCTCTCTTGAAAGATTCATTTGACCTTATTGTCCCTGACCTGCGCGGATTCGGAGAATCCACAACTGTTAACACCCCATACACTGTGGACGATTTCGCATCAGACATTGCCGGGTTGTTGGATCAACTTGGCATCAAAAAGACTGCCATTGCAGGCCACTCGATGGGCGGCTATATCGCTTTGGCATTCGCACGGCTTTACCCTGAACGCATGAGCGGGCTTGGTTTGGTCGCTACGCAAGTTTTGGCCGACCCGCCAGATCGCAAGGAAGGCCGCTACAAATCAGCGGCGGAAGTGGCAGAAAAAGGCATCAACGGTGTTGTAGAAACAATGGCTCCCAAGTTCACTCCTAACGAGCAATTACAAGGCTTTGCCCGCAAGTCCATGCAAGCGCAACAGCCTACGGCCTATATTGGGGCATTAAAGGCAATGGCTGAACGCCAAGATTCCACTCCCCTATTGGCTTCAATGAAGTACCCGGTCGTAGTCGTTCACGGAGACGCGGATGTATTAATCCCCATCGAACGCGCGCGTGAGGTGAAGGTCGCCTTGCCTGAAGCACACCTTGTGGAAATTACCGGTGCAGGTCATATGCCGATGATGGAAGATAGCAAGAAAACCGCAGATGCATTGAAACTTCTCGCGTAA
- a CDS encoding response regulator transcription factor has product MTTKIIVIDDDTAVTDLLSVLLRSHGFDVRVTNNSTEGLGFIRDEQFDLVILDLMMPEMDGWEICKEVRAFSQVPIIVLSALNDPSMVASVLDAGADDYLTKPTPSRILVAHINRLTRRSGTAPLTASGNMLTRPPKPLTAS; this is encoded by the coding sequence ATGACAACAAAGATCATTGTAATTGACGATGACACGGCAGTAACAGACCTCTTGTCTGTTCTTCTCAGATCGCATGGTTTCGATGTTCGCGTCACAAATAATAGCACTGAAGGCTTGGGCTTTATCCGTGATGAACAATTCGACCTTGTGATCCTGGATTTAATGATGCCAGAGATGGACGGTTGGGAGATCTGTAAAGAAGTCCGTGCGTTTAGCCAGGTGCCCATCATTGTGCTCTCTGCGTTAAACGATCCATCCATGGTGGCGAGTGTTCTTGACGCAGGGGCCGATGACTATCTGACCAAACCGACCCCCAGTCGAATTCTGGTGGCACATATCAACCGACTTACCCGCCGCAGTGGGACAGCCCCTTTAACGGCGTCCGGTAACATGCTGACGAGGCCCCCAAAACCTCTTACAGCATCATAA
- a CDS encoding pyruvate, phosphate dikinase — MATKAKKAVKAKSSAKAKPAQKAATGKKWVYLFEEVKLAEKYAGNWEGVRSLLGGKGAGLADMTRADVPVPPGFTVTTEACNEYRKAGKFPKGQWEQQVTAIKSVEKKAGKKFGDPTNPLLVSCRSGAKFSMPGMMNTILNIGLNDKVVDGMIATTNNPRFVWDLYRRLVEMFGTTVFDLDDEVFEHPMAEYKASKGYKVDTEMTGDDWKALVSTFKEVFKKHVGYDFPQDVYKQLELATEAVFRSWSGKRAVDYRRATGISDSLGTAVNIQTMVFGNTGNDSGTGVAFTRNPSTGDQKMMGEYLLNAQGEDVVAGIRNADPIEHLVKSMPTVYKQFMGITKKLEKHYQDMQDVEFTIERGKLWMLQTRNGKRTAKATVKIAVDMAKEKLISKEEAILRVTPENVDSLLHPQFNESAMKKAENEGAYFAKGVNASPGAAVGQAYFDADTAERMAKEEKQQTIMVRPFTKPDDVHGMIASQGVLTSEGGATSHAAVVARQFGIPCVVGASAIKIDLEKRVMVAGDVTIQEGEWISVDGNTGKVFKGKIPTSAPSLEEQTDLLTLLTWADEICARKDIRKAPKGWPTRGLQVWANADYPKDAQRARSYGAKGIGLCRTEHMFFEPERLPIVQRMILAGPGEVRNNALNELLPYQRKDFDGLFEAMDGYPVIIRLIDPPLHEFMPDEEKLLEEVITMRVKGETAGLDEKEHLLAAIKGLHESNPMMGLRGVRLSISIPEIVEMQVRAIFEAAADCTLRKIVVKPEVMIPLTGTVKELEWIQPRLERIAKAVMEEKKVKFEYKFGTMVEIPRAAVTAGEVATHAEFFSFGTNDLTQMTYGYSRDDAERNFLITYQEQGILEKNPFQTLDRGGVGKLMQMAIADGRKTRPNLEVGICGEHGGDPDSIEWCHLIGNNYVSCSPFRVPVARLAAAHSALKHSGKAIAEDK, encoded by the coding sequence ATGGCAACAAAAGCAAAAAAAGCTGTGAAAGCAAAAAGCAGCGCAAAGGCTAAACCAGCTCAAAAAGCCGCCACTGGCAAGAAGTGGGTTTACCTGTTCGAGGAAGTCAAGCTCGCTGAAAAGTATGCAGGTAATTGGGAAGGCGTCCGTTCCCTGCTCGGCGGTAAGGGTGCTGGGTTGGCAGATATGACCCGCGCTGATGTCCCTGTTCCGCCCGGCTTTACAGTCACGACCGAAGCTTGTAACGAATATCGTAAGGCTGGCAAATTCCCCAAGGGACAGTGGGAACAGCAAGTTACCGCCATCAAATCAGTTGAGAAGAAGGCTGGTAAGAAGTTCGGTGACCCCACCAATCCTCTGCTCGTCTCCTGCCGCTCCGGCGCCAAATTCTCAATGCCCGGCATGATGAACACCATCCTCAACATTGGTCTCAATGACAAGGTTGTGGATGGCATGATCGCGACGACCAACAACCCCCGCTTCGTGTGGGACTTGTATCGCCGCCTCGTTGAAATGTTCGGCACCACCGTGTTCGACCTCGATGATGAAGTCTTTGAACACCCAATGGCTGAATACAAAGCCAGCAAGGGCTACAAAGTTGATACCGAAATGACCGGCGATGACTGGAAAGCTTTGGTCTCGACCTTCAAGGAAGTTTTCAAGAAGCACGTTGGTTACGATTTCCCCCAAGACGTTTACAAACAACTTGAGTTGGCAACAGAGGCAGTTTTCCGATCCTGGAGTGGAAAGCGCGCTGTGGACTATCGCCGCGCCACTGGCATCTCCGATAGCCTCGGAACCGCTGTCAACATCCAGACCATGGTGTTCGGTAACACTGGTAACGACTCCGGCACAGGCGTAGCGTTCACCCGCAACCCGTCCACCGGTGATCAGAAGATGATGGGCGAATACCTTTTGAATGCCCAAGGCGAAGACGTTGTGGCTGGTATCCGCAATGCTGACCCAATCGAACACCTCGTCAAGAGCATGCCCACCGTCTACAAGCAGTTCATGGGCATCACCAAGAAACTTGAGAAGCACTATCAGGACATGCAGGATGTTGAGTTCACCATTGAACGCGGCAAACTGTGGATGCTCCAGACCCGTAACGGAAAGCGCACCGCCAAGGCTACAGTGAAGATCGCTGTGGATATGGCCAAAGAAAAGCTCATTTCGAAGGAAGAAGCGATCCTACGTGTAACTCCTGAAAATGTAGACTCCCTGCTTCACCCGCAGTTCAACGAATCCGCGATGAAGAAGGCCGAGAATGAAGGTGCTTACTTTGCCAAGGGTGTGAATGCTTCCCCCGGCGCGGCCGTTGGTCAGGCTTATTTCGATGCCGACACCGCTGAAAGAATGGCAAAGGAAGAAAAGCAACAGACCATTATGGTGCGTCCATTCACCAAGCCCGATGATGTTCACGGTATGATCGCCTCACAAGGCGTGCTCACCAGTGAAGGTGGCGCCACCTCCCATGCGGCAGTGGTTGCCCGCCAGTTCGGTATCCCGTGCGTGGTTGGTGCCTCCGCGATCAAGATCGATCTTGAGAAACGCGTCATGGTTGCTGGCGATGTCACCATTCAGGAAGGCGAATGGATTTCTGTGGACGGCAACACCGGTAAAGTGTTCAAAGGCAAGATCCCCACATCTGCTCCTTCCCTCGAAGAACAGACCGACCTGCTCACCCTCTTGACTTGGGCTGATGAAATTTGCGCTCGCAAAGACATCCGCAAAGCCCCCAAGGGTTGGCCGACACGTGGTCTGCAAGTTTGGGCCAATGCCGATTACCCGAAGGATGCACAACGCGCCCGCTCCTATGGAGCCAAGGGTATCGGTCTCTGCCGCACCGAGCACATGTTCTTCGAACCCGAACGCTTGCCCATCGTTCAGCGCATGATCCTTGCCGGACCCGGCGAAGTGCGTAACAACGCCCTCAATGAACTGCTCCCCTACCAGCGCAAGGACTTCGACGGTCTCTTTGAAGCGATGGACGGCTACCCCGTTATCATCCGCTTGATCGACCCGCCTCTGCATGAGTTCATGCCCGATGAAGAGAAACTTCTCGAAGAAGTGATCACCATGCGCGTGAAGGGTGAAACCGCTGGCTTGGACGAAAAAGAACACCTTCTCGCCGCCATCAAGGGACTTCACGAATCGAACCCGATGATGGGTCTGCGTGGCGTCCGCTTGAGCATCTCCATCCCTGAGATCGTGGAAATGCAAGTCCGCGCCATCTTCGAAGCCGCGGCTGACTGCACACTGCGCAAGATCGTGGTCAAACCCGAAGTCATGATCCCGCTCACCGGCACCGTCAAGGAATTGGAATGGATCCAACCGAGACTCGAACGCATCGCCAAAGCGGTCATGGAAGAGAAGAAGGTTAAGTTTGAATACAAGTTCGGTACGATGGTCGAGATCCCGCGCGCGGCTGTGACAGCTGGTGAAGTTGCCACCCACGCCGAGTTCTTCTCCTTCGGTACGAATGACCTGACCCAGATGACCTACGGTTACTCACGCGATGATGCAGAACGCAACTTCTTGATCACCTATCAGGAACAGGGCATCCTCGAGAAGAATCCGTTCCAGACCCTCGACCGTGGTGGCGTTGGCAAGCTCATGCAAATGGCTATTGCCGATGGTCGCAAGACCCGCCCGAACCTCGAAGTGGGTATCTGTGGTGAACACGGTGGTGACCCCGACTCCATCGAGTGGTGTCACTTGATCGGTAACAACTACGTTTCCTGCTCGCCGTTCCGCGTACCCGTGGCTCGTCTCGCGGCCGCGCACTCCGCTTTGAAGCACAGCGGCAAGGCTATTGCAGAAGACAAGTAA
- a CDS encoding DUF1761 domain-containing protein, with protein MDFSSINWLAVVLSVVASMVIGSVWFNPKTFFPIWWKAVGKEGEDASKSSLSMGLVWGLIIFSSFVQAVFLSLLIHAMGSLTGGVSLVSGATAGFLLWLGFVATSSLTNKLFADRLLAWALEAGNHLVTFVVMGAIIGALG; from the coding sequence ATGGACTTTAGTTCTATCAATTGGTTGGCTGTTGTTTTGAGCGTGGTTGCAAGCATGGTGATCGGTTCGGTCTGGTTTAACCCGAAAACCTTTTTTCCCATCTGGTGGAAAGCTGTCGGCAAAGAGGGTGAAGATGCCAGTAAGTCATCCCTCAGCATGGGGTTGGTTTGGGGCCTCATTATATTTTCTTCTTTCGTTCAGGCGGTCTTTTTGTCTCTCTTGATTCATGCGATGGGTAGCCTGACGGGAGGCGTGTCGCTTGTCTCCGGTGCAACGGCAGGGTTTTTGCTTTGGCTTGGATTTGTTGCCACTTCAAGTTTGACAAATAAATTATTTGCAGATCGTTTGCTGGCTTGGGCGCTTGAGGCAGGAAATCACCTCGTCACCTTCGTTGTTATGGGAGCGATCATCGGCGCACTGGGATAG
- a CDS encoding pyridoxal-phosphate dependent enzyme, with protein MGLPVSSEKRVYDNVLGAMGNTPLVRLKRIGRDLPCPLYAKLELMNPGGSVKDRVGAFIIEQAEKRGELKPGGTIVEATSGNTGVGLAIAAALKGYKTIFVMPDKMSNEKILLLRAYGAKVVITPTAVEPDDPRSYYEVAKKFAREVPNAILANQYHNPDNPKTHELTTGPELWDQTDGRLTDVIIGMGTGGTISGVGRYLKSKNPNIKIVGVDIEGSILTEIWQNKGKIPDGAYPKTYKVEGIGEDFLPTATDLSVVDAIERASDRESFLWARQLVRQEGIFAGGSSGSAIAGAIKYCRRLPADRLPVVILPDSGSRYLSKFYDDKWMREFGFLSMEFGEMTLSDLLIAKPNKMLYTAQLGDSMRKVVSMMHQYSVSQMPVVGKDGTLVGLIEEVDMLNHMLEEHDHSNDESIDPLVQNADSVFPPETSLEDAMNSLKSGYALVVVENSKPTGILTKIDVLDYVAGKI; from the coding sequence ATGGGATTACCAGTATCTTCCGAAAAGCGTGTGTACGATAACGTGTTGGGTGCGATGGGGAATACGCCGCTCGTGCGGCTGAAACGAATTGGGCGCGACCTGCCTTGTCCACTGTATGCAAAATTGGAGTTGATGAACCCGGGCGGTTCGGTCAAGGACCGGGTAGGGGCGTTTATTATTGAACAGGCTGAGAAGCGGGGAGAACTCAAACCGGGCGGGACAATTGTTGAAGCGACATCGGGCAACACGGGCGTAGGTCTTGCCATTGCGGCGGCGCTCAAAGGATACAAGACCATCTTCGTCATGCCTGATAAGATGAGCAATGAGAAGATTTTGTTATTGCGCGCCTATGGGGCAAAGGTTGTCATCACACCGACGGCTGTCGAGCCTGATGATCCACGTTCTTATTATGAAGTGGCAAAGAAGTTCGCTCGTGAAGTGCCAAATGCCATACTGGCGAATCAATATCACAACCCCGATAACCCAAAAACGCATGAGCTGACGACCGGCCCTGAGTTGTGGGACCAGACCGATGGGCGTCTGACCGATGTCATCATCGGCATGGGCACCGGCGGGACGATCTCTGGGGTGGGGCGGTATCTCAAGTCCAAAAATCCGAATATCAAGATCGTGGGCGTGGATATCGAAGGTTCGATCCTGACCGAGATCTGGCAGAACAAGGGCAAGATCCCCGATGGTGCATACCCGAAAACATATAAGGTCGAAGGTATTGGCGAGGACTTTCTGCCGACGGCGACTGACCTTTCCGTTGTAGATGCGATTGAGCGTGCGAGTGACCGCGAGTCCTTTTTGTGGGCGCGTCAACTCGTGCGGCAGGAGGGTATCTTCGCAGGCGGTTCATCAGGATCCGCGATTGCGGGCGCGATCAAGTATTGCCGCAGGTTGCCCGCAGATCGTTTGCCCGTTGTCATCCTTCCCGATTCGGGCTCGCGTTACCTCTCAAAATTCTATGACGATAAATGGATGCGCGAGTTCGGTTTCCTCTCGATGGAGTTTGGCGAGATGACCCTCAGCGACCTCTTGATCGCCAAGCCCAACAAAATGTTATACACCGCCCAACTCGGCGACTCGATGCGCAAGGTCGTTTCGATGATGCATCAATACAGTGTCTCGCAAATGCCCGTCGTCGGCAAAGACGGCACGCTGGTCGGCCTGATCGAGGAAGTGGACATGCTCAATCATATGCTTGAAGAACACGATCATAGCAACGACGAGTCCATTGACCCGCTTGTCCAAAACGCGGACTCGGTCTTTCCGCCTGAAACGTCCCTTGAAGATGCGATGAATTCTTTGAAATCAGGGTACGCGCTTGTTGTTGTAGAAAACAGCAAACCGACCGGCATCCTGACAAAGATCGATGTGCTCGATTATGTCGCCGGGAAAATATAG